Proteins encoded within one genomic window of Haematospirillum jordaniae:
- the metF gene encoding methylenetetrahydrofolate reductase, giving the protein MHTATDPNTASVQRALQVSFEFFPPKTEKMQESLWACVKRLAPLAPLFVSVTYGAGGSTRERTHDTVIRLQKEWGVPAAAHLTCVQATRDDIDAVARDYRDAGIRHIVALRGDPPEGSVEYVPHPGGYPFAVDLVAGLRRIADFEISVAAYPEVHPAARSARDDLENLRRKIDAGATRAITQYFFDADTYRRFVDRARSAGISVPIVPGILPVTNFSQVVKFSRACGTSIPAWLRDRFEGLDEDPRTRELVAATTAIELCEELQRDGVRHFHFYTLNRADLVFAICHTLGVRPPAFSSP; this is encoded by the coding sequence ATGCATACGGCAACAGATCCGAATACGGCTTCCGTACAGCGTGCGCTTCAGGTCAGTTTTGAGTTTTTTCCGCCAAAAACGGAAAAAATGCAGGAGAGCCTTTGGGCTTGCGTCAAGCGACTGGCTCCTTTGGCGCCATTGTTTGTTTCGGTAACCTATGGGGCTGGGGGATCAACCCGTGAACGCACACACGATACCGTAATCCGCCTTCAGAAAGAGTGGGGTGTTCCGGCTGCGGCACACTTGACCTGCGTGCAGGCCACCCGGGACGACATTGATGCTGTTGCCCGTGATTACCGCGATGCCGGTATCCGGCATATTGTTGCCCTGCGTGGGGATCCCCCGGAGGGATCTGTGGAGTATGTGCCTCATCCGGGCGGGTATCCTTTTGCTGTTGATCTGGTCGCTGGGTTGCGACGGATTGCGGACTTTGAAATTTCCGTTGCGGCCTATCCCGAAGTCCATCCGGCGGCACGTTCAGCTCGTGATGATCTGGAGAATTTGCGCCGCAAGATTGATGCCGGTGCAACCCGGGCCATTACCCAGTACTTCTTCGATGCTGATACGTACCGGCGTTTTGTTGACCGGGCTAGGTCAGCCGGTATTTCTGTCCCTATTGTTCCAGGCATTCTCCCGGTTACCAATTTCTCCCAAGTGGTGAAGTTTTCCCGTGCCTGTGGCACATCCATTCCGGCCTGGCTGCGGGATCGGTTCGAGGGACTGGATGAAGACCCCCGCACGCGGGAGCTGGTTGCCGCAACAACAGCGATCGAACTGTGCGAGGAATTGCAGCGTGACGGTGTTCGTCATTTCCATTTCTACACCCTGAACCGGGCCGATCTTGTTTTTGCGATTTGCCACACTTTGGGTGTCCGGCCCCCTGCTTTTTCTTCCCCCTGA
- a CDS encoding ArsR/SmtB family transcription factor has product MEHVLAGLRAAGEETRLRLLVLCTYGERTVSDLCRILGQSQPRISRHLKILCDSGLLERFREGSRVFCRLAPDGVGAQLAAQIIALLPSSDSVLMADRVRLDQLRDERRRIAEAYFSANAREWNAIRALHVDEAEIERTLLEIALQKPFADMIDVGTGTGRILGLLGRHARRAVGLDLSREMLALARSALEADEALRHCTVRLGDMYALPFPDDAADLVTVHQVLHYADSPSAVIAESARVLRPGGRLVLVDFAPHDHEKLCCDHNHLRLGFADHEIHAWLIAAGLEPVRSVSLSGTEREPGMLTVMIWLAERLGAEACSLSE; this is encoded by the coding sequence ATGGAGCATGTTCTGGCTGGATTAAGGGCTGCGGGAGAGGAAACCCGGCTTCGTCTGTTGGTGCTCTGTACTTATGGTGAACGAACAGTCTCCGATCTCTGCCGGATTCTTGGTCAAAGTCAGCCCCGTATTTCCCGTCATTTGAAAATATTATGTGACAGCGGTCTTCTGGAACGCTTTCGCGAGGGGAGCCGTGTTTTCTGTCGTTTGGCTCCAGATGGGGTTGGTGCGCAGTTGGCCGCACAGATTATTGCTTTACTGCCTTCCTCGGATAGCGTCCTGATGGCTGACCGTGTGCGCTTGGATCAACTGCGTGATGAACGGCGGCGTATTGCAGAAGCGTACTTCAGTGCCAATGCTAGGGAATGGAATGCAATTCGTGCCCTGCATGTTGATGAAGCCGAGATCGAGCGTACTTTGCTTGAGATAGCTCTGCAGAAGCCCTTTGCCGACATGATTGATGTGGGAACCGGAACTGGCCGTATTCTGGGCTTACTGGGTCGCCATGCCCGGAGAGCTGTTGGTCTTGACCTTAGTCGGGAAATGCTGGCCTTGGCGCGCAGTGCTCTGGAGGCGGATGAGGCCTTGCGCCACTGTACGGTACGTCTGGGTGATATGTATGCCCTTCCATTTCCTGATGATGCGGCTGATCTGGTCACTGTTCATCAGGTTCTCCATTACGCAGACTCTCCATCTGCTGTTATTGCCGAATCCGCGCGTGTTCTGCGTCCGGGGGGGCGTCTGGTGCTTGTTGATTTTGCCCCCCATGATCATGAGAAGTTGTGTTGTGATCATAACCACCTAAGATTGGGCTTCGCGGATCATGAGATCCACGCTTGGCTTATCGCTGCAGGGTTGGAGCCAGTACGGTCTGTGTCTCTTTCCGGGACGGAAAGAGAACCCGGAATGTTAACGGTTATGATCTGGTTGGCAGAACGACTAGGTGCCGAGGCTTGTTCTTTGTCTGAGTAA
- a CDS encoding MlaA family lipoprotein, with protein MRTELFPRMRIFLAIASVAFMSACATHSDEDANDPIEPVNRAVHGFNKAVDTVVIRPVAWTYREVIPDPVQERIGNGLRNLKSPVILANDLMQGEFDNAWVTFMRLLINSTWGLAGLHDVAGEMGFTYHNEDFGQTLAVAGVEEGPYLVLPILGPSNPRDTVGLVVDWILDPFRLYTTAKNVEEANYVRTGLQLIDTRAGLIDVLDDVEKTSLDTYVSYRTLYRQRRAAEIKNQTLGHEVDGEAFDFNDTPEQNTPAPK; from the coding sequence ATGAGAACTGAGCTTTTCCCACGCATGAGGATATTTCTCGCCATTGCCTCCGTTGCTTTCATGTCGGCCTGCGCAACGCATTCCGATGAAGATGCCAACGATCCGATTGAGCCTGTCAACAGGGCTGTACACGGTTTCAACAAGGCCGTTGATACCGTCGTGATACGGCCTGTTGCCTGGACCTACCGCGAAGTTATACCCGACCCGGTACAGGAAAGAATCGGCAACGGACTGCGCAACCTGAAAAGCCCGGTGATTCTGGCCAATGATCTGATGCAGGGAGAGTTTGACAACGCATGGGTAACGTTTATGCGCCTGCTGATCAACTCCACATGGGGTCTGGCAGGCCTGCACGATGTCGCCGGCGAAATGGGCTTCACCTATCATAATGAGGATTTTGGCCAAACCTTGGCCGTTGCGGGTGTGGAAGAAGGTCCTTATCTGGTTCTGCCCATTCTTGGCCCTTCCAATCCACGTGATACGGTTGGCCTTGTTGTTGACTGGATCTTGGATCCCTTCCGGCTCTATACGACAGCCAAAAACGTGGAAGAAGCCAACTACGTCAGAACCGGCTTGCAGCTGATCGACACGCGCGCTGGACTGATCGACGTCTTGGATGATGTGGAAAAGACGTCTCTGGATACGTACGTGTCCTACAGGACACTGTATCGCCAAAGACGTGCAGCAGAAATCAAGAACCAGACGCTTGGTCATGAAGTGGACGGGGAGGCATTTGACTTCAATGATACACCAGAGCAGAACACCCCCGCACCCAAGTAA
- a CDS encoding MlaC/ttg2D family ABC transporter substrate-binding protein, with protein MTPRIPFTISVFGLFLAIGLLFSQAQAAPDLEGAKKVVQKIADTGISEVIGADVSYDEKIERFRKLFDTWFDMPAVSRFVLGRFWRTAPEEEQKRFIEQFRELNIYTWAQRFNEYNGQKLVVTTATADGDGGAFVESQIEREAAKPMVVLWRLRLRGSEWKVVDLSIEGVSMAITFRSEYAAKLSEPGASVASLNALIAAQSRQLSSQTRR; from the coding sequence ATGACACCAAGAATACCCTTTACTATCTCCGTCTTTGGCCTTTTCCTTGCGATCGGCCTCCTATTCTCACAGGCTCAGGCTGCCCCGGACCTCGAAGGCGCTAAGAAAGTCGTACAGAAAATTGCCGACACCGGAATCAGCGAAGTTATAGGGGCTGACGTCTCCTATGACGAAAAAATAGAACGGTTCCGGAAATTATTCGACACATGGTTTGATATGCCGGCAGTATCCCGTTTCGTTCTGGGACGTTTCTGGCGCACAGCCCCTGAAGAAGAACAAAAACGCTTCATCGAGCAATTCAGGGAACTAAACATCTATACGTGGGCGCAACGCTTCAACGAATACAATGGCCAGAAACTGGTTGTTACCACGGCTACGGCCGATGGGGACGGCGGGGCTTTTGTTGAAAGCCAGATCGAAAGAGAGGCTGCAAAGCCCATGGTCGTTCTGTGGCGCCTTCGTCTGCGCGGATCAGAATGGAAAGTAGTTGATCTCAGCATCGAAGGTGTTTCCATGGCCATCACGTTCCGGTCTGAATACGCAGCCAAGCTTTCGGAACCCGGGGCAAGCGTAGCATCCCTGAATGCACTGATTGCTGCACAGAGCCGCCAACTCTCAAGTCAAACACGTCGCTAG
- a CDS encoding SPOR domain-containing protein, producing the protein MERFLALRVPALVMLLALQLAGCGPFLDGPDGVNRFLAPGAKSQVNAALAAMARGDYGEAEWAIRAALSADKTTMAGVERDPLLLLAAATLYQTTNRPQQAITYYRELLQRNPRGYVAGSLWGSLQPRPIVEVARENLRLLENGGIGRPSAPSPDSKAQAQPSKQSAPSPPLAGETGAELEAIAQRFALMTRLLELGLVTETEWGARRNANIGLLTPLTAPRPPAIGLEKPPPDEAQVTSRLRALRDAVEGRGMTVSQHEIERKAILDGIMPSDPRVRRDSPRWPSNAEEVTAALARLDGWKKGALINEEEYMLEKQAIERSGQSGGKPTPPPVEPVPDTTSKPNEPPPFPTASVANPAATLQSGRGPLQVVPSPSDPQQPDASASNSAGSGGVVAVLLSSYESEAQARMGWEEIKRKHPDVSALQPKVTRITTQDNKILFRLNAGPLPDRQKAEELCSKLQGQSCEPVFLGG; encoded by the coding sequence GTGGAACGGTTCTTGGCATTACGTGTACCGGCTCTTGTTATGCTGCTTGCTCTGCAATTGGCGGGGTGTGGTCCGTTTCTTGACGGCCCGGACGGCGTAAACCGGTTTCTGGCCCCTGGTGCCAAATCTCAGGTTAATGCGGCACTGGCGGCCATGGCCCGTGGTGATTATGGTGAGGCGGAATGGGCTATCCGTGCCGCATTGTCTGCTGACAAGACCACAATGGCAGGGGTGGAGCGGGATCCGCTCTTGTTGCTTGCTGCGGCAACCCTTTACCAGACAACCAACAGACCCCAGCAGGCTATAACCTATTACCGCGAGCTTCTACAGCGTAATCCTAGGGGGTATGTAGCCGGGTCCTTGTGGGGATCCTTGCAGCCACGTCCCATCGTCGAGGTTGCCCGCGAAAACTTGCGTCTTCTAGAGAATGGCGGGATAGGTCGTCCGTCTGCCCCTTCCCCTGACAGCAAAGCCCAAGCCCAGCCATCCAAGCAATCTGCACCTTCGCCTCCGTTGGCAGGAGAAACAGGGGCAGAACTGGAAGCGATTGCACAGAGATTTGCATTGATGACCCGCCTTCTTGAGCTTGGATTGGTGACTGAAACGGAGTGGGGTGCCCGCCGTAACGCCAACATTGGTTTGTTGACCCCGTTAACCGCGCCGCGTCCCCCTGCCATTGGTTTGGAAAAGCCCCCGCCAGATGAAGCGCAGGTTACCAGTCGGCTTCGTGCGTTGCGTGACGCAGTCGAGGGGCGGGGCATGACTGTCAGTCAGCATGAAATCGAACGAAAAGCCATTCTAGATGGCATCATGCCTTCCGATCCTCGTGTAAGGCGTGATTCGCCCCGGTGGCCCTCCAACGCGGAAGAGGTTACAGCGGCTCTCGCACGTCTGGATGGCTGGAAGAAGGGGGCCTTGATTAATGAAGAAGAATATATGCTGGAAAAACAGGCCATAGAACGGTCTGGCCAGAGTGGAGGAAAACCAACACCGCCCCCTGTCGAGCCTGTACCAGATACAACGAGCAAACCGAATGAGCCTCCGCCATTCCCAACAGCCTCTGTCGCAAACCCTGCAGCAACCCTGCAAAGCGGGCGGGGGCCACTTCAAGTTGTCCCAAGTCCGTCTGATCCACAACAGCCTGATGCGTCAGCCAGCAATTCTGCGGGTTCTGGGGGGGTGGTTGCCGTGCTTCTATCTTCGTATGAGAGTGAAGCCCAAGCCCGTATGGGATGGGAGGAGATCAAGCGGAAACATCCTGATGTTTCCGCTCTTCAGCCCAAGGTTACGCGCATAACAACGCAGGACAACAAGATTCTCTTTCGTTTGAATGCAGGTCCTCTTCCTGACCGTCAGAAAGCAGAGGAGCTTTGCTCGAAACTGCAGGGCCAAAGCTGCGAACCTGTCTTCCTTGGTGGCTGA
- a CDS encoding DUF4169 family protein, whose amino-acid sequence MSELINLRKARKQKQRADKDKESKANRTLHGQARAVRDSVRAATERHNRYLDGHLRETPPPGDLAKETQDKE is encoded by the coding sequence GTGTCTGAACTCATCAACCTCAGAAAAGCCCGCAAGCAGAAGCAGAGGGCTGACAAAGATAAAGAATCCAAAGCTAACCGTACTTTGCACGGGCAGGCAAGGGCAGTGCGCGATTCCGTGCGGGCAGCGACGGAACGCCATAATCGGTATCTGGACGGTCACCTGAGGGAAACCCCGCCGCCCGGAGATCTTGCGAAGGAAACGCAGGACAAGGAATAG
- the putA gene encoding bifunctional proline dehydrogenase/L-glutamate gamma-semialdehyde dehydrogenase PutA, translating into MPAQFPLVFPPESPDFPAWCDRLAVQYRRDEDELVVELIEAASCPREEQDRVDAMATRLVSAVRSHRVAKGGVDAFMHEYDLSTREGLTLMCLAEAMLRIPDPLTVDALVQDRLCGTDWDRHFGNSRSLFVNAATLGLMVTGRILQPSDLLGADGMRIVRSLVARLGQPVIRQALRQAMKMMGRQFVLGRTIEEARKRGAAQERRGYRYSFDMLGESARTESDARAYFVAYEKAIHAIGQASNGRGVLAGPGISVKLSALHPRYEAAKRADMLEILAGRTLTLARLARQYDIGFCIDAEEADRLELSLEIIQRVYSDPSLDGWTGFGLAVQAYQKRTRVTLEILADMVRAVGRRMNIRLVKGAYWDTEIKRAQETGLADYPVYTRKVTTDVSYLSCARALFGYGDLFFPQFATHNAQTMAAVLEMAAGRPFEFQRLHGMGEELYEEIVPADKLGIPCRIYAPVGSHAELLSYLVRRLLENGANTSFVNRLVDERIPVSAIIANPVDALRSVAVRRHPGIPLPRDLYGSGRVNASGMDLSDSRVLSDLAEAMKTHAAKTLAAGPLVGGEVRNGTPCPVYSPADRHHVVGTVSDAGDQDIRDALGKAKASFAAWSQRPVVERAAILRRAADLMEQNMALLMTLCIREAGKTLPDAVSEVREAVDFLRYYAAEALRLADDHALTGRGVFLCISPWNFPLAIFVGQVSAALVAGNTVVAKPAEQTPLVAFQAVRLLHEAGIPVDSLSLLPGRGETVGAALVSDPDIAGVAFTGSSDVARLIARSLAARGVGPVPLIAETGGMNAMIVDSSALPEQVVRDVLLSAFGSAGQRCSALRVLYVQDDIADTVLAMLRGAMSAVRVGHPGRIDTDVGPVIDEEARSVLERHARALEAAGRTATLCPLAAGTDHGVFFAPRLFEIESIRELSREVFGPILHVIRYKAADLDRVLADIRDTGYGLTMGVHTRIESRAQHVFQNSRVGNLYVNRSMTGAVVGVQPFGGEGLSGTGPKAGGPYYLPRFARSYPFPASAPAVGDPATVVTHATPASVPAPMSEVQAPASAIVRAMAVAMREGSASKPEFTSLDKRVAVLESMVSTLQHQGAQILALLERDCGAERVPTPLAAYAAILHQVTLQVRALLSGPARMPGPTGETNELHLAGRGPVVLFMDQDASLEQGLAMVAAAYGAGNPVTMVVHSSLAAALRCIVPQAAGLELVVATPSDSLAALADLHDVGAVGVSGGRGLLDQVARVVAARDGAVVPVVDDEAGPGLVLRFCCERTLTVDITAAGGNTLLMMLGDAAS; encoded by the coding sequence ATGCCGGCACAGTTTCCGCTGGTCTTTCCACCTGAGTCCCCGGATTTTCCCGCTTGGTGTGATCGTTTGGCCGTTCAGTATCGCCGGGACGAGGATGAACTGGTCGTTGAGCTTATAGAGGCAGCATCCTGCCCCCGTGAGGAGCAGGATCGGGTTGATGCCATGGCTACGCGTCTGGTGTCTGCTGTCCGTAGCCATAGGGTTGCCAAGGGTGGTGTTGACGCCTTTATGCACGAGTATGACCTGTCAACCCGTGAGGGTTTGACCCTGATGTGCTTGGCAGAGGCCATGCTACGTATTCCCGATCCGTTGACGGTCGATGCCTTGGTTCAGGATCGGTTGTGCGGAACAGACTGGGACCGGCATTTCGGCAACAGTCGATCGTTGTTTGTCAATGCGGCGACTCTTGGTCTGATGGTGACCGGTCGTATCTTGCAGCCGTCTGATTTACTAGGTGCGGATGGAATGCGCATTGTGCGTTCCTTGGTCGCGCGTCTGGGGCAGCCGGTTATTCGTCAGGCTCTGCGTCAGGCCATGAAGATGATGGGGCGCCAGTTCGTGCTGGGGCGCACCATAGAGGAAGCCAGAAAGCGTGGTGCCGCACAGGAACGACGGGGCTATCGTTATTCTTTTGACATGCTTGGGGAGTCTGCGCGGACGGAAAGTGATGCCCGGGCATATTTTGTGGCCTATGAGAAGGCGATACATGCCATAGGCCAAGCGTCCAACGGGCGTGGTGTTCTGGCCGGCCCCGGTATTTCTGTCAAACTTTCGGCTTTGCACCCGCGTTACGAGGCGGCAAAACGAGCTGATATGCTGGAGATTCTGGCCGGTCGTACCCTGACCCTAGCCCGGCTGGCGCGTCAATACGATATTGGTTTCTGCATTGATGCCGAGGAAGCAGATCGTCTGGAGTTGTCCCTGGAAATTATCCAGCGCGTTTACAGCGATCCATCCCTGGATGGGTGGACAGGGTTCGGGCTTGCGGTGCAGGCCTATCAGAAAAGGACGCGTGTGACCCTGGAGATTCTGGCTGACATGGTGCGTGCCGTGGGGCGGCGCATGAACATTCGCTTGGTCAAGGGAGCGTACTGGGATACGGAAATCAAGCGCGCCCAAGAGACGGGTCTTGCGGATTATCCGGTTTATACCCGCAAGGTGACGACCGATGTCTCTTATCTTTCCTGTGCCCGTGCCCTGTTCGGGTATGGCGATCTCTTCTTTCCGCAGTTTGCCACCCATAATGCACAGACCATGGCAGCTGTTCTTGAAATGGCGGCCGGTCGTCCTTTTGAGTTCCAGCGTCTGCATGGTATGGGCGAAGAGCTGTACGAGGAGATTGTTCCAGCTGACAAGCTGGGTATTCCGTGTCGGATTTATGCGCCTGTCGGCAGTCATGCCGAGTTGTTGTCGTATCTGGTCCGGCGGTTGCTGGAAAATGGTGCAAACACATCGTTTGTCAACCGGCTGGTCGACGAGCGTATCCCGGTTTCTGCCATTATTGCCAACCCTGTTGATGCCCTGCGTTCTGTGGCGGTGCGCCGGCATCCCGGGATTCCCCTGCCGCGTGATTTGTACGGTTCCGGACGGGTCAATGCATCGGGGATGGATCTGTCAGACAGCCGGGTGCTATCAGATCTTGCCGAGGCCATGAAAACACATGCTGCGAAGACGCTTGCGGCAGGCCCTCTTGTGGGTGGCGAGGTCCGGAACGGAACGCCATGCCCGGTCTATTCGCCGGCTGATCGCCATCATGTTGTCGGCACCGTCAGTGATGCCGGGGATCAGGATATTCGCGACGCATTGGGGAAGGCCAAGGCTTCGTTTGCAGCCTGGAGCCAGCGACCGGTTGTCGAACGTGCCGCCATTTTGCGGCGTGCGGCTGACCTGATGGAACAGAATATGGCCCTGCTGATGACACTGTGCATCCGTGAGGCAGGCAAGACATTGCCCGATGCTGTGTCCGAGGTTCGTGAGGCCGTTGACTTCCTGCGCTATTACGCAGCGGAAGCGTTACGTTTGGCAGATGATCATGCGCTGACCGGGCGTGGTGTGTTTCTATGCATCAGCCCTTGGAATTTTCCCTTGGCTATTTTTGTCGGTCAGGTCTCAGCGGCCTTGGTTGCCGGTAATACGGTTGTTGCCAAGCCAGCAGAGCAGACGCCGCTTGTAGCTTTTCAGGCTGTGCGTTTGTTGCATGAAGCGGGTATTCCGGTCGATAGCCTCTCTCTGTTGCCCGGTCGCGGTGAAACAGTTGGTGCGGCCTTGGTCTCTGATCCCGATATTGCTGGTGTCGCCTTTACAGGTTCATCCGATGTGGCACGACTGATTGCCCGTTCTCTTGCTGCCCGTGGTGTTGGCCCGGTGCCCTTGATTGCGGAAACAGGTGGCATGAATGCCATGATCGTGGATAGTTCGGCCTTGCCGGAACAGGTTGTCCGTGACGTTCTGCTCTCTGCGTTTGGGTCGGCTGGCCAGAGGTGTTCGGCTTTGCGGGTCCTGTATGTCCAAGACGATATCGCCGATACCGTTCTCGCCATGCTGCGTGGCGCCATGAGTGCTGTCCGGGTTGGTCATCCGGGGCGGATCGATACCGATGTTGGTCCTGTTATTGACGAGGAGGCCCGCTCTGTTCTTGAACGGCATGCCCGTGCGCTTGAAGCCGCAGGGCGCACAGCAACTCTTTGTCCGCTGGCTGCCGGTACAGATCATGGCGTGTTTTTTGCGCCACGGCTGTTCGAGATTGAGAGCATACGTGAACTATCGCGGGAAGTTTTTGGCCCGATCCTCCATGTGATTCGCTACAAAGCTGCGGATCTGGATCGCGTTCTTGCGGATATCCGGGATACTGGGTACGGGTTGACCATGGGTGTACACACCCGGATTGAGTCCCGGGCGCAGCATGTATTCCAGAATTCAAGGGTCGGGAACCTGTATGTCAACCGCTCCATGACCGGAGCTGTCGTTGGTGTCCAGCCTTTTGGCGGAGAGGGCTTGTCAGGTACCGGTCCCAAGGCGGGTGGCCCATATTATCTGCCGCGCTTTGCCCGGTCGTATCCGTTTCCGGCTTCAGCTCCGGCCGTCGGGGATCCTGCAACGGTCGTGACACATGCTACCCCGGCTTCCGTGCCGGCACCGATGTCGGAAGTCCAGGCTCCGGCATCAGCGATTGTGCGTGCCATGGCTGTGGCTATGCGAGAAGGATCTGCCTCCAAGCCGGAGTTTACGTCTCTCGATAAGCGTGTGGCTGTTCTGGAAAGCATGGTTTCCACGCTGCAGCATCAGGGTGCGCAGATTCTGGCTCTGCTGGAGCGTGATTGTGGGGCCGAACGTGTTCCGACACCATTAGCGGCTTATGCTGCGATTTTGCATCAGGTTACCTTGCAGGTGCGTGCCCTTCTGTCGGGACCGGCTCGCATGCCTGGCCCGACCGGAGAGACCAATGAGCTGCATCTGGCCGGTCGTGGTCCCGTCGTTCTCTTCATGGACCAGGATGCATCCTTGGAGCAGGGGCTTGCCATGGTTGCGGCAGCGTATGGTGCCGGGAATCCTGTTACCATGGTTGTGCATTCCTCATTGGCTGCGGCTTTGCGGTGCATTGTGCCGCAAGCGGCTGGGCTGGAGCTTGTGGTGGCAACGCCTTCGGACTCGCTTGCGGCCTTGGCTGATCTGCATGATGTGGGGGCTGTTGGTGTGTCGGGGGGCAGAGGTCTTCTGGATCAGGTTGCCCGTGTTGTGGCAGCCCGTGACGGAGCCGTTGTTCCTGTTGTTGATGACGAGGCCGGGCCAGGACTTGTCCTGCGGTTCTGCTGTGAGCGAACTCTGACTGTGGATATTACAGCGGCGGGCGGTAATACCCTGTTGATGATGCTTGGTGATGCTGCATCCTGA
- a CDS encoding BadF/BadG/BcrA/BcrD ATPase family protein has protein sequence MIHPMAFRFFLGLDGGGSLCRARLTDQNGTIIGEAESGSCNIRLGTETAWASINTAIDLCLRKAGLDQTRDRQNIRAVFGLAGFAQTDDPAFLPHTHGLGSLTVTSDAHIACTGAFGETDGAILILGTGSAGYGHVNGREVSVGGWGFEVSDHGSGSWIGRKAVEYALLALDGLWEKTLLTGMIMKPFNHDLKAVVSWTSTARPKDYASFAPTVFDAEKRHDTTARMIIDAAARDASAMIHRLVELGAPSVCLSGGLATQLEPFLTPQAKSFLRIPLADPLAGAILLARRVKEE, from the coding sequence ATGATACATCCCATGGCCTTTCGCTTCTTTCTCGGCCTTGACGGCGGTGGATCCCTCTGCCGAGCCCGTCTGACAGATCAGAACGGCACCATTATCGGAGAAGCGGAATCCGGGTCATGCAACATCCGGCTGGGTACAGAAACTGCGTGGGCATCAATCAATACCGCCATTGATCTCTGCTTGAGAAAAGCCGGGCTGGATCAAACCAGAGACCGTCAAAACATTCGCGCCGTGTTTGGACTGGCCGGATTTGCACAGACAGACGATCCCGCATTCCTGCCTCACACCCATGGGCTGGGATCACTGACCGTAACGTCTGACGCACATATTGCTTGTACGGGCGCTTTTGGAGAAACGGATGGCGCCATCCTGATTCTGGGAACCGGATCAGCTGGATATGGCCATGTCAATGGACGGGAAGTATCTGTCGGTGGTTGGGGTTTTGAGGTGTCCGATCATGGCTCGGGCAGCTGGATAGGACGCAAGGCCGTAGAGTACGCCCTGCTGGCGCTGGACGGATTATGGGAAAAGACACTCCTGACCGGGATGATCATGAAGCCCTTCAACCATGATCTGAAAGCCGTTGTATCCTGGACGTCAACAGCCCGACCGAAAGATTACGCCAGTTTTGCTCCGACGGTGTTTGATGCAGAAAAGCGACACGACACGACGGCACGCATGATTATCGATGCCGCAGCCCGCGATGCCTCGGCTATGATACACCGACTTGTCGAACTGGGCGCTCCGTCCGTTTGTCTGAGCGGTGGGCTTGCCACCCAGCTGGAACCTTTCCTGACTCCTCAAGCCAAGAGCTTTCTGCGCATCCCCTTGGCAGATCCTCTGGCAGGAGCCATTCTTCTGGCCCGCAGGGTTAAGGAAGAATAA